In Odocoileus virginianus isolate 20LAN1187 ecotype Illinois chromosome 23, Ovbor_1.2, whole genome shotgun sequence, one DNA window encodes the following:
- the GPRC5D gene encoding G-protein coupled receptor family C group 5 member D isoform X2, with amino-acid sequence MYEDCKESTGDYYFLCDTEGAWGIVLESLAAVGIVVTVLLLLAFLFLMRRVQDCAHWNVLPTQFLFLLGVLGLFGLAFAFIIQLNQQTAPIRYFLFGVLFALCFSCLLAHASNLVKLVRGRVSFSWTTILCIAIGVSLLQTIIAIEYVTLIMTRGGMFVHMTPYQLNVDFVVLLIYVLFLMALTFFVSKTTFCGPCENWKQHGRFIFVTVLVSIIIWVVWISMLMRGNTQLQRQPQWDDPVICIALVTNAWVFLLLYIVPELCILYRSCQQDCPLPSNACPLPTYERSFRAETQELSRDC; translated from the exons ATGTATGAGGACTGCAAGGAGTCCACGGGGGACTATTACTTCCTCTGTGACACTGAGGGAGCATGGGGCATCGTTCTGGAGTCCCTGGCAGCAGTCGGCATAGTGGTCACAGTTCTGCTGCTCCTGGCATTTCTCTTCCTCATGAGAAGGGTCCAAGACTGTGCCCACTGGAATGTCCTCCCCACCCAGTTCCTCTTCCTCCTGGGTGTGCTAGGGCTCTTTGGCCTTGCTTTTGCCTTCATCATCCAGCTCAATCAGCAGACTGCCCCCATCCGCTACTTTCTCTTTGGggtcctctttgctctctgcttcTCGTGCCTCTTGGCTCACGCCTCCAACCTCGTGAAGCTGGTCCGGGGTCGAGTCTCCTTCTCTTGGACGACAATTCTGTGCATTGCTATTGGGGTCAGCCTGCTGCAGACCATCATCGCCATTGAGTACGTGACTCTCATCATGACCAGGGGTGGCATGTTTGTGCACATGACGCCCTATCAGCTCAACGTGGACTTCGTGGTCCTCCTGATCTACGTCCTCTTCCTGATGGCCCTCACGTTCTTTGTCTCCAAGACCACCTTCTGCGGCCCTTGTGAGAACTGGAAGCAGCACGGCAGGTTCATCTTTGTCACGGTGCTCGTCTCCATCATCATCTGGGTGGTGTGGATCTCCATGCTCATGAGGGGCAACACACAGCTCCAGCGGCAGCCCCAGTGGGACGACCCCGTCATCTGCATCGCCCTGGTCACCAACGCGTGGGTTTTCCTGCTGCTGTACATCGTCCCGGAGCTGTGCATTCTCTACCGATCATGTCAGCAGGATTGCCCCCTGCCAAGCAATGCCTGCCCGCTCCCGACTTACGAACGCAGCTTCAGAGCAGAGACCCAGGAGCTCTCAAGAG ATTGTTGA
- the GPRC5D gene encoding G-protein coupled receptor family C group 5 member D isoform X1 gives MYEDCKESTGDYYFLCDTEGAWGIVLESLAAVGIVVTVLLLLAFLFLMRRVQDCAHWNVLPTQFLFLLGVLGLFGLAFAFIIQLNQQTAPIRYFLFGVLFALCFSCLLAHASNLVKLVRGRVSFSWTTILCIAIGVSLLQTIIAIEYVTLIMTRGGMFVHMTPYQLNVDFVVLLIYVLFLMALTFFVSKTTFCGPCENWKQHGRFIFVTVLVSIIIWVVWISMLMRGNTQLQRQPQWDDPVICIALVTNAWVFLLLYIVPELCILYRSCQQDCPLPSNACPLPTYERSFRAETQELSRARDSDGAEEDVALTAYGSPHSAADC, from the exons ATGTATGAGGACTGCAAGGAGTCCACGGGGGACTATTACTTCCTCTGTGACACTGAGGGAGCATGGGGCATCGTTCTGGAGTCCCTGGCAGCAGTCGGCATAGTGGTCACAGTTCTGCTGCTCCTGGCATTTCTCTTCCTCATGAGAAGGGTCCAAGACTGTGCCCACTGGAATGTCCTCCCCACCCAGTTCCTCTTCCTCCTGGGTGTGCTAGGGCTCTTTGGCCTTGCTTTTGCCTTCATCATCCAGCTCAATCAGCAGACTGCCCCCATCCGCTACTTTCTCTTTGGggtcctctttgctctctgcttcTCGTGCCTCTTGGCTCACGCCTCCAACCTCGTGAAGCTGGTCCGGGGTCGAGTCTCCTTCTCTTGGACGACAATTCTGTGCATTGCTATTGGGGTCAGCCTGCTGCAGACCATCATCGCCATTGAGTACGTGACTCTCATCATGACCAGGGGTGGCATGTTTGTGCACATGACGCCCTATCAGCTCAACGTGGACTTCGTGGTCCTCCTGATCTACGTCCTCTTCCTGATGGCCCTCACGTTCTTTGTCTCCAAGACCACCTTCTGCGGCCCTTGTGAGAACTGGAAGCAGCACGGCAGGTTCATCTTTGTCACGGTGCTCGTCTCCATCATCATCTGGGTGGTGTGGATCTCCATGCTCATGAGGGGCAACACACAGCTCCAGCGGCAGCCCCAGTGGGACGACCCCGTCATCTGCATCGCCCTGGTCACCAACGCGTGGGTTTTCCTGCTGCTGTACATCGTCCCGGAGCTGTGCATTCTCTACCGATCATGTCAGCAGGATTGCCCCCTGCCAAGCAATGCCTGCCCGCTCCCGACTTACGAACGCAGCTTCAGAGCAGAGACCCAGGAGCTCTCAAGAG CCCGAGACAGTGATGGCGCTGAGGAGGATGTAGCATTAACTGCGTATGGTAGCCCCCACTCAGCTGCAG ATTGTTGA